In a genomic window of Polyodon spathula isolate WHYD16114869_AA chromosome 21, ASM1765450v1, whole genome shotgun sequence:
- the LOC121296426 gene encoding inactive rhomboid protein 2-like, producing the protein MASEEQLNGGRQSDTRLQSRKPPSLVINIPPPEEDRGGSSKLLRPSLKKSASRRGSSDGQSDSDAQERRGAFQRQSSLTQNIRRGTAQWFGVGSDCESKQQEWQRKSVRHCSQRYGKLKAQYRDLELPSQDGQESPAPCKLPKIVDPLARGRAFRYPDETDQPRTPHHTHPHPPQTPGVTSLSSFTSVRSGYARLPARKRESVAQMSFRAAASIFKGRPVLSSSLPKRSLPRRSFARPSWPEDDIVDTADTFDSSFFSKMDMHEEMCSMADDVFESPPLSASYAPPPPAPFGGDMQPGESMQPSIKDVSKTPAVGGSPPRRGRRIASQVKHFAFDKKRRQYGLGVVGKWMNRTYRRSLSSTVQKQLEDFNSHRPYFTYWITFVHILVTLLAIGTYGIAPVGFAQHVSSDLVLRNKGVYESVKYIQQENFWIGPSSDSLIHLGAKFSPCIRRDEQIAALIERAKERERGSGCCVQNDNSGCVQTLPDDCSETLASFEKWTEKTGPPMEGSDGVRSSGSVCHQDPRTCEEPASAAPHIWPDDITRWPICTYQGKNNHTGLKHMDCAIKGRPCCIGTKGRCDITTREYCTFMQGYFHEEATLCSQVHCLDKVCGLLPFLNPDFPDQFYRLWLSLFLHAGVIHCAVTVVFQMTVLRDLEKLAGWLRISIIYILSGITGNLASALFLPYRAEVGPAGSQFGLLACLFVELIQGWQILEKPWKAFCKLLGVVLFLFLCGLLPWIDNIAHIFGFLSGLLLSFAFLPYITFGTSDKYRKRALILLSLLAFLGLFSLLIVWFYIHPIHWHWLEHLTCLPFTSNFCEKYDIDHVLH; encoded by the exons ATGGCCTCCGAGGAGCAGCTGAACGGGGGCAGACAGTCAGACACCCGGCTCCAGAGCAGGAAACCGCCCAGCCTGGTCATCAACATCCCCCCGCCAGAGGAGGACAGGGGGGGCAGCAGCAAG cTGCTCCGACCGTCTCTGAAGAAGAGTGCAAGCCGGCGTGGGTCAAGTGATGGGCAGTCTGACAGCGATGCCCAGGAGAGACGCGGTGCGTTCCAGAGACAGAGCTCCCTCACACAGAACATCCGCAG GGGCACTGCGCAGTGGTTCGGAGTGGGCAGCGACTGCGAGAGCAAGCAGCAGGAGTGGCAGCGCAAGAGTGTGCGGCACTGCAGCCAGCGCTATGGGAAACTCAAAGCACAGTACAGGGACCTGGAGCTGCCCAGCCAGGACGGGCAGGAGTCCCCCGCACCCTGCAAGCTGCCAAAG ATTGTCGACCCTCTGGCCCGTGGGCGTGCGTTCCGGTACCCTGATGAAACGGATCAGCCACGGACCCCCCACCACACCCATCCCCACCCCCCTCAGACCCCGGGCGTGACGTCGCTCAGCTCCTTCACCAGCGTGCGCTCCGGCTACGCCCGCCTGCCGGCCAGGAAGAGAGAGTCCGTGGCGCAGATGAGCTTTCGCGCCGCTGCCTCCATCTTCAAG gggCGACCCGTGCTGTCCAGCTCGCTGCCCAAGAGGAGTCTCCCTCGACGCAGCTTCGCTCGGCCAAGCTGGCCGGAGGACGACATCGTGGACACAGCAGACACCTTCGACTCCTCCTTTTTTAGTAAG ATGGACATGCACGAGGAGATGTGCTCGATGGCAGACGACGTGTTTGAATCCCCCCCACTCTCAGCCAGCTACGCCCCGCCTCCCCCAGCGCCCTTCGGAGGAGACATGCAGCCAGGGGAGAGCATGCAGCCCAGCAT taagGACGTGTCGAAGACCCCCGCTGTGGGCGGGTCCCCCCCTCGCAGGGGCCGGCGCATCGCCTCGCAG GTGAAGCACTTTGCCTTCGACAAGAAGAGGCGTCAGTACGGGCTGGGGGTGGTGGGGAAGTGGATGAACCGCACCTACCGTCGCAGCCTGAGCAGCACCGTGCAGAAACAGCTGGAGGACTTCAACAGCCACAG GCCCTACTTCACCTACTGGATCACGTTCGTTCACATCCTCGTCACTCTGCTGGCTATCGGCACCTACGGCATCGCCCCTGTGGGATTCGCTCAGCACGTGTCCTCTGATCTG GTCCTCCGAAACAAAGGGGTGTACGAAAGTGTGAAATACATACAGCAGGAGAACTTCTGGATAGGACCCAGTTCA GACTCGTTGATCCACCTGGGTGCTAAGTTCTCCCCATGTATCCGGCGTGATGAGCAGATCGCTGCTCTCATCGAGAGGgcgaaggagagggagaggggatcAGGCTGCTGTGTCCAGAACGACAACTCCGGCTGCGTGCAGACCCTGCCTGACGACTGCTCA GAGACTCTCGCTAGCTTTGAGAAGTGGACTGAGAAGACTGGCCCCCCGATGGAGGGTTCTGATGGAGTGAGGTCATCGGGATCGGTGTGTCACCAGGACCCCCG GACCTGTGAAGAGCCTGCTTCCGCCGCGCCTCACATCTGGCCGGACGACATCACGAGGTGGCCG ATCTGCACCTATCAGGGCAAGAATAACCACACAGGCCTGAAGCACATGGATTGTGCCATCAAGGGCAGACCCTGCTGCATCGGGACCAAGGGAAG GTGTGACATCACCACTCGTGAATACTGCACTTTCATGCAGGGATACTTCCATGAGGAGGCCACGCTCTGCTCACAG GTGCACTGTCTGGACAAGGTGTGTGGTCTGCTGCCCTTTCTGAACCCAGACTTTCCAGACCAGTTCTACAGACTGTGGCTCTCCTTGTTTCTGCATGCTGG GGTTATCCACTGCGCCGTGACAGTGGTCTTCCAGATGACGGTGCTGAGGGACCTGGAGAAGCTGGCGGGCTGGCTGCGCATCTCTATCATCTACATCCTGAGCGGCATCACTGGGAACCTGGCCAGCGCCCTGTTCCTGCCCTACCGAGCCGAG GTGGGGCCGGCGGGCTCCCAGTTCGGCTTGCTCGCCTGCCTGTTTGTGGAGCTGATCCAGGGCTGGCAGATCCTGGAGAAGCCGTGGAAGGCGTTTTGCAAGCTGCTGGGCGTGGTGCTCTTCCTGTTCCTGTGCGGGCTGCTGCCCTGGATCGACAACATCGCACACATCTTCGGCTTCCTGAGCGGACTGCTGCTGTCCTTCGCCTTCCTGCCCTACATCACCTTCGGCACCTCGGACAAATATCGCAAGCGCGCCCTCATCCTCCTCTCCCTGCTCGCCTTCCTGGGGCTCTTCTCCTTGCTCATCGTCTGGTTCTACATCCACCCCATCCACTGGCACTGGCTGGAACACCTCACCTGCCTGCCCTTCACCAGCAATTTCTGTGAGAAGTATGACATCGACCACGTGCTTCACTAG
- the aanat1 gene encoding serotonin N-acetyltransferase, giving the protein MSVMSSLPFLKPENLRTSLSSPGRQRRHTLPASEFRCLTPEDAISVFEIEREAFISVCGDCPLHLDEVRHFLTLCPELSLGWFEEGRLVAFIIGSLWDQEKLTVDALTLHKPHGSTVHLHVLAVHRTFRQQGKGSILMWRYLQYLRCLPYVRRAMLMCEDFLVPFYQKSGFKVLGPSEITVGPLNFIEMQCPVRGHAFMRRNSGC; this is encoded by the exons ATGTCGGTGATGAGCAGTCTGCCATTCCTGAAGCCGGAAAACCTGAGGACCTCCTTATCTTCACCTGGCCGACAGCGGCGCCACACCCTCCCGGCCAGTGAGTTCCGCTGCCTCACCCCAGAGGATGCGATCAGCGTGTTTGAGATTGAGAGAGAAG CCTTCATCTCGGTATGTGGAGATTGTCCCCTCCATTTGGACGAGGTCCGCCACTTCCTGACCCTCTGTCCTGAGCTGTCTCTGGGCTGGTTTGAAGAAGGCAGGCTGGTGGCGTTCATCATTGGCTCCCTCTGGGACCAGGAGAAGCTCACAGTG GACGCTCTGACCCTGCACAAGCCCCACGGCTCCACGGTGCACCTCCACGTGCTGGCAGTGCACCGCACGTTCCGACAGCAGGGCAAGGGCTCCATCCTGATGTGGCGCTACCTGCAGTACCTGCGCTGCCTGCCCTACGTGCGCCGCGCCATGCTCATGTGCGAGGACTTCCTGGTGCCCTTCTACCAGAAATCGGGGTTCAAGGTCCTGGGCCCCTCCGAGATCACCGTGGGGCCCCTGAACTTCATCGAGATGCAGTGCCCCGTGAGGGGCCACGCCTTCATGCGACGCAACAGTGGCTGTTAG